The following proteins are encoded in a genomic region of Candidatus Zixiibacteriota bacterium:
- a CDS encoding response regulator has translation MAKEHILVVEDEEDILELMKFNLMKEGYHVSTAVTGEKALQAVTKNPPDLIILDLMLPDADGFEVCRRLKNQPDTKHIPIAMVTAKSEESDIVAGLEIGADDYITKPFSPKVLVARIRAIFRRMGQEPVDENSIIKIHDLVIHPGRHQVQVNGQPVSLTSSEFRLLHLLASRPGWVFSRYQILDMLHGKDCPITDRSVDVQIVGLRKKLNGASQYIETVRGVGYRFRE, from the coding sequence ATGGCTAAGGAACATATTCTGGTGGTCGAGGATGAAGAGGATATCCTCGAGCTGATGAAATTCAACCTGATGAAAGAGGGTTACCATGTTTCCACCGCCGTGACAGGTGAAAAAGCCCTGCAGGCGGTCACGAAAAATCCTCCCGACCTTATTATTCTCGACCTGATGCTTCCCGACGCGGACGGCTTCGAAGTCTGTCGTCGGCTCAAGAATCAGCCCGATACCAAGCATATCCCGATCGCCATGGTGACAGCCAAAAGCGAGGAGTCGGATATCGTGGCCGGGCTCGAAATCGGGGCCGATGATTATATCACCAAGCCGTTCAGTCCGAAAGTCTTAGTCGCCAGGATCAGGGCGATCTTCCGGCGTATGGGGCAGGAGCCGGTCGATGAAAACAGCATCATCAAAATTCACGACCTGGTGATCCACCCAGGCCGTCATCAAGTCCAGGTTAATGGCCAGCCGGTCAGCCTGACTTCCTCTGAATTCAGGCTTCTGCATCTCCTGGCCAGCCGACCCGGATGGGTGTTCTCGCGTTACCAGATTCTGGATATGCTGCATGGTAAGGATTGCCCAATCACCGATCGCTCAGTCGATGTGCAGATTGTCGGCCTGCGTAAAAAGCTCAATGGGGCCTCGCAATATATAGAAACCGTGAGAGGTGTCGGCTACCGCTTCCGCGAATAG